A part of Oncorhynchus gorbuscha isolate QuinsamMale2020 ecotype Even-year linkage group LG09, OgorEven_v1.0, whole genome shotgun sequence genomic DNA contains:
- the LOC124043694 gene encoding zinc finger protein 687b-like isoform X1, with the protein MGDMKTPDFDDLLAAFDIPDIDAKEAIQSADEADGPGGATLGKPDGGVGVGPSLRPASPTDPQADTPIVSVIVKNCVRPDIDGGDEDTDQNTMDSIVGVSMGARLGVCAPDIAESEPLNHNGFGAAGITMPLTQAQAQSNGEPWSVSTPKTEGGGGGAGSTKLVKQVGNIFNRLKPLMAQGSGDPVGRARKMQLLQQQHTRQEAGKEASLSSSSSVVSAPLVSGVSVGLSSPFFPPSKPLLPSPPSALSSHPLHSSQPFNGAPKAGPTLCPRDSEGVDSDPDLGPPLLIQEPPGSPSRTPPKLTRRFRSSAGSSDSTHPMASSAAHPKPGDTPSGCLPQEDKHPEHVIEERDSPESPEPVIPISAAPVTAKRCSSPAVASTPPPSDLQEPKEEEEMEVENGIEKAMDGKADFGEEEGARTGEEKMEVDDGKSTPPTTESCTSTPGGPAAPARPLKVRIKTIKTSTGGITRTVTRVAPKAGAAGAKGMEPSKAPPGVRKTPVNRAWKPDTPSGRMAPSQSQKAKSLNTLPMSTLAASSAMLAAATKAQNKMAASSDSDKAKVSATAVSITKSAALPATPSVASSPKFSVATGGMSVRPVGAKTSNGGSASFLAGTHQPNKPASIVNSTGAVISRSQSSLVEAFNKILNSKNLLPSYKPDLSAAPPPEWGLPLPAMGYRCLECGDAFALERSLARHYDRRSLRIEVTCNHCAKRLAFFNKCSLLLHAREHKERGLVMQCSHLIMRPVTVEQMIGQQDTTPISMCSPSSISSPPPVSSPMSGAPAVSSSSSPLKDTQSPSAAQLRPVRRAPQIPQVLMPLPSKKGEVLQYHNFKCPECQAQFSGKAELVAHFQQIRATSNSTCMLCSPPMMLPNWCSVSAHQRIHKHRAPHVCPECGGIARQASFQTHLEEACLHFARRIGYRCSSCQVVFGGLNSIKSHIQAAHCEVFHKCPSCPMAFKSAPSAQGHISTQHPTLTGGQAKLIYKCVMCDTVFTQKPLLYMHFDTHLAKQKVHVFKCPDCTKLYAQKGSMMEHIKTAHRRQSVKQEGQSNASAPAPTNPSAPSLPKSKPSAKKDNSDGEDWGRDQEEEEGEEEGGEDYEEPENQSSSMEVGSHRGTISEWSCQQCQKTFTQSDDYISHMKTEHGKTMKKFPCCVCESSFSTSSSLRRHVRVIHEGNKRVFHCQYCTEGKRTFSSRLILEKHIQVHHHRVRATDGQIRKRSVPGKGPGSSSELDGEGGPPGDEEGGGTDSREATEGGEEGSIPLKKTRASALPEPEEDDNVFRCVPCGFATEDGAEFQRHIPQHCADAASFQCLQCGVCFASAGSLGRHRFITHRVRDPQGESHHRPPRTPSSPDDLPSSPQDGEDGKGKMSCRVCSRRFDRASDLNTHLRTHGMAFITAHKTDKPQ; encoded by the exons ATGGGGGACATGAAGACCCCAGATTTCGATGACCTATTGGCAGCATTTGACATTCCTGACATCGATGCTAAAGAGGCCATCCAGTCTGCTGATGAGGCCGACGGGCCAGGCGGTGCAACTCTGGGAAAGCCGGACGGTGGGGTTGGTGTAGGGCCATCTCTGAGACCAGCTAGCCCCACGGACCCACAGGCTGACACCCCTATTGTCAGCGTTATCGTAAAGAACTGTGTACGGCCTGACATTGATGGAGGGGATGAGGACACAGACCAGAACACTATGGACAGCATTGTCGGGGTCTCTATGGGTGCACGGCTCGGTGTCTGTGCCCCAGACATAGCGGAATCTGAACCACTCAATCACAATGGGTTTGGGGCTGCTGGTATAACTATGCCCCTAACCCAGGCTCAGGCCCAATCTAATGGGGAGCCGTGGTCAGTGTCTACCCCCAAAACGGAGGGTGGAGGAGGCGGTGCTGGATCAACTAAATTAGTCAAGCAGGTTGGCAATATATTCAACAGACTGAAGCCTCTCATGGCGCAAGGATCGGGAGACCCTGTAGGGAGGGCGAGAAAGATGCAGCTCCTACAGCAGCAGCACACACGGCAAGAGGCAGGCAAAGAAGCTTCGttatcctcctcttcatctgttgtGTCTGCGCCTCTTGTCTCAGGAGTGTCAGTaggactgtcctctcctttcttcccgcCTTCCAAGCCTCTGCTCCCATCCCCGCCATCCGCCCTCTCCTCACACCCGTTGCACTCATCTCAGCCGTTTAACGGGGCACCTAAAGCCGGCCCGACATTGTGTCCCAGAGACTCAGAGGGGGTTGATTCAGATCCGGACCTAGGGCCCCCGCTGCTGATCCAGGAACCCCCTGGCTCCCCCTCCCGCACCCCTCCCAAACTGACCCGTCGTTTTAGGTCCTCTGCTGGCAGCTCTGACTCCACCCATCCCATGGCCTCATCGGCAGCTCACCCCAAACCAGGGGACACTCCCTCGGGCTGTCTACCACAGGAAGACAAACACCCAGAGCATGTTATAGAAGAGCGAGACTCACCTGAAAGTCCTGAGCCAGTAATACCCATATCGGCTGCACCAGTAACCGCCAAGAGGTGCTCCAGCCCTGCAGTAGCCTCCACACCACCCCCCTCAGACCTTCAGGAgcctaaggaggaggaggagatggaggtggaaaATGGAATAGAGAAGGCTATGGATGGAAAGGCAGAttttggagaggaagagggtgcaagaacaggagaggagaaaatggaAGTGGATGATGGCAAGTCTACACCTCCAACCACTGAAAGTTGCACATCAACTCCAGGAGGGCCTGCTGCTCCTGCCCGGCCCCTCAAAGTGCGGATAAAGACCATCAAAACCTCCACTGGTGGAATCACCAGAACTGTTACCAGAGTCGCACCCAAAGCAGGTGCTGCTGGAGCCAAGGGTATGGAGCCTAGCAAAGCTCCACCAGGGGTGCGGAAGACCCCAGTCAACAGGGCCTGGAAACCTGACACTCCCTCTGGTCGTATGGCACCCTCCCAGTCACAGAAAGCAAAGAGTCTCAACACACTACCCATGTCTACACTAGCAGCCAGTAGTGCTATGCTAGCCGCTGCAACCAAGGCTCAGAACAAGATGGCTGCCTCCTCGGACTCTGACAAAGCCAAGGTATCTGCCACTGCTGTTAGCATCACTAAATCTGCCGCCCTGCCTGCCACTCCCTCGGTTGCCTCCTCTCCGAAGTTCTCAGTAGCCACGGGTGGGATGAGTGTACGTCCTGTTGGTGCTAAAACGTCTAACGGGGGCAGCGCCAGCTTCCTAGCCGGTACTCACCAGCCAAACAAGCCTGCCTCCATTGTGAACAGCACGGGTGCCGTCATTTCCCGCAGCCAGTCTAGCCTGGTGGAGGCCTTCAACAAGATCCTCAACAGCAAGAACCTGCTGCCCAGTTATAAGCCTGACCTCTCGGCGGCTCCGCCCCCAGAGTGGGGGCTCCCTCTGCCTGCCATGGGCTACCGCTGTCTAGAATGTGGCGATGCCTTCGCCTTGGAGCGCAGCCTGGCTCGCCACTATGACAGGCGCTCGCTGCGCATCGAGGTGACCTGCAACCACTGTGCCAAGAGGCTGGCCTTTTTCAACAAGTGCAGCCTGCTGCTCCACGCCAGGGAGCATAAGGAACGAGGGCTGGTAATGCAGTGCTCTCACCTCATCATGAGGCCCGTCACCGTGGAGCAGATGATTGGCCAGCAGGACACCACACCCATCA GCATGTGTTCCCCTTCTtcaatctcctctcctcctccagtctcctcccccATGTCCGGAGCCCCCGCAGTGTCATCCAGTTCCAGCCCACTGAAGGACACACAGTCTCCCTCTGCAGCCCAGCTGAGACCGGTCCGCCGTGCGCCCCAGATCCCCCAGGTGCTGATGCCCCTCCCCAGCAAGAAGGGAGAGGTGCTGCAGTACCACAACTTCAAGTGTCCCGAGTGCCAGGCCCAGTTCTCTGGCAAGGCTGAGCTGGTCGCCCACTTCCAGCAGATCAGAGCTACCTCCAACTCG ACCTGTATGCTGTGCTCCCCTCCCATGATGCTGCCTAACTGGTGCAGTGTGTCGGCTCACCAGAGGATTCATAAGCACCGGGCACCCCACGTTTGTCCAGAGTGTGGGGGCATCGCCCGGCAAGCCAGCTTCCAGACCCACCTGGAGGAGGCCTGTCTGCACTTCGCCCGCCGCATTGGATACAG GTGCTCCAGTTGCCAGGTGGTCTTCGGGGGTCTGAACTCCATCAAGTCCCACATCCAGGCGGCCCACTGCGAGGTGTTCCACAAGTGCCCCAGCTGCCCTATGGCCTTTAAGTCTGCCCCTAGTGCACAGGGACACATCAGCACCCAGCACCCCACCCTCACCGGGGGACAGGCCAA ATTGATCTACAAGTGTGTGATGTGTGATACAGTTTTTACCCAGAAACCCTTACTGTACATGCATTTTGACACCCACCTGGCCAAGCAGAAAGTGCATGTGTTCAAGTGTCCTGACTGCACCAAACTCTACGCACAGAAAGGTTCCATGATGGAACACATAAAG ACTGCTCACAGAAGGCAGTCAGTCAAACAGGAGGGCCAATCCAATGCCTCTGCCCCTGCCCCCACCAACCcctcagccccctccctcccaaaATCCAAGCCCTCTGCAAAAAAGGACAACTCAGATGGGGAGGACTGGGGCCGAgaccaagaggaggaggaaggagaggaagaggggggtgaGGACTATGAGGAACCTGAGAATCAGTCTAGTTCTATGGAGGTAGGCAGCCATCGTGGGACCATCTCAGAATGGAGCTGCCAGCAATGTCAGAAGACCTTCACACAGAGCGACGACTACATCTCTCACATGAAGACAGAGCACGGAAAG ACTATGAAGAAGTTcccgtgttgtgtgtgtgagagctccttctccacctcttccAGCCTGCGTCGCCATGTACGCGTCATCCACGAGGGCAACAAGAGAGTCTTCCACTGCCA ATATTGCACAGAGGGCAAGCGGACCTTCAGCAGTCGGCTCATACTGGAGAAGCATATCCAGGTCCATCATCACAGGGTCAGAGCCACTGACGGACAG ATCAGGAAGCGTTCAGTCCCGGGTAAGGGCCCAGGCAGCTCATCTGAACTTGACGGGGAGGGGGGGCCACCAGGGGACGAGGAAGGGGGTGGCACGGACAGCAGAGAGGCCACAGAGGGGGGCGAGGAGGGCAGCATTCCTTTGAAGAAAACGCGAGCGTCGGCGCTTCCCGAGCCCGAGGAGGACGACAATGTGTTCCGCTGCGTGCCGTGCGGCTTCGCCACGGAGGACGGCGCCGAATTCCAGCGCCACATCCCGCAGCATTGCGCTGATGCTGCCTCCTTCCAGTGCCTGCAGTGTGGCGTGTGCTTCGCCTCGGCTGGCTCCCTGGGACGCCACCGTTTCATCACCCACCGTGTGAGAGATCCCCAGGGGGAGTCACACCACAGGCCACCCCGCACCCCCTCTTCCCCGGACGACTTACCCTCGTCCCCACAGGACGGAGAGGACGGTAAGGGGAAAATGAGCTGCAGGGTGTGCAGCCGACGCTTCGACAGGGCCTCCGACCTTAACACCCACTTGAGGACCCATGGCATGGCCTTCATTACTGCCCACAAGACGGACAAGCCCCAGTAA
- the LOC124043694 gene encoding zinc finger protein 687b-like isoform X2 — protein MGDMKTPDFDDLLAAFDIPDIDAKEAIQSADEADGPGGATLGKPDGGVGVGPSLRPASPTDPQADTPIVSVIVKNCVRPDIDGGDEDTDQNTMDSIVGVSMGARLGVCAPDIAESEPLNHNGFGAAGITMPLTQAQAQSNGEPWSVSTPKTEGGGGGAGSTKLVKQVGNIFNRLKPLMAQGSGDPVGRARKMQLLQQQHTRQEAGKEASLSSSSSVVSAPLVSGVSVGLSSPFFPPSKPLLPSPPSALSSHPLHSSQPFNGAPKAGPTLCPRDSEGVDSDPDLGPPLLIQEPPGSPSRTPPKLTRRFRSSAGSSDSTHPMASSAAHPKPGDTPSGCLPQEDKHPEHVIEERDSPESPEPVIPISAAPVTAKRCSSPAVASTPPPSDLQEPKEEEEMEVENGIEKAMDGKADFGEEEGARTGEEKMEVDDGKSTPPTTESCTSTPGGPAAPARPLKVRIKTIKTSTGGITRTVTRVAPKAGAAGAKGMEPSKAPPGVRKTPVNRAWKPDTPSGRMAPSQSQKAKSLNTLPMSTLAASSAMLAAATKAQNKMAASSDSDKAKVSATAVSITKSAALPATPSVASSPKFSVATGGMSVRPVGAKTSNGGSASFLAGTHQPNKPASIVNSTGAVISRSQSSLVEAFNKILNSKNLLPSYKPDLSAAPPPEWGLPLPAMGYRCLECGDAFALERSLARHYDRRSLRIEVTCNHCAKRLAFFNKCSLLLHAREHKERGLVMQCSHLIMRPVTVEQMIGQQDTTPIISSPMSGAPAVSSSSSPLKDTQSPSAAQLRPVRRAPQIPQVLMPLPSKKGEVLQYHNFKCPECQAQFSGKAELVAHFQQIRATSNSTCMLCSPPMMLPNWCSVSAHQRIHKHRAPHVCPECGGIARQASFQTHLEEACLHFARRIGYRCSSCQVVFGGLNSIKSHIQAAHCEVFHKCPSCPMAFKSAPSAQGHISTQHPTLTGGQAKLIYKCVMCDTVFTQKPLLYMHFDTHLAKQKVHVFKCPDCTKLYAQKGSMMEHIKTAHRRQSVKQEGQSNASAPAPTNPSAPSLPKSKPSAKKDNSDGEDWGRDQEEEEGEEEGGEDYEEPENQSSSMEVGSHRGTISEWSCQQCQKTFTQSDDYISHMKTEHGKTMKKFPCCVCESSFSTSSSLRRHVRVIHEGNKRVFHCQYCTEGKRTFSSRLILEKHIQVHHHRVRATDGQIRKRSVPGKGPGSSSELDGEGGPPGDEEGGGTDSREATEGGEEGSIPLKKTRASALPEPEEDDNVFRCVPCGFATEDGAEFQRHIPQHCADAASFQCLQCGVCFASAGSLGRHRFITHRVRDPQGESHHRPPRTPSSPDDLPSSPQDGEDGKGKMSCRVCSRRFDRASDLNTHLRTHGMAFITAHKTDKPQ, from the exons ATGGGGGACATGAAGACCCCAGATTTCGATGACCTATTGGCAGCATTTGACATTCCTGACATCGATGCTAAAGAGGCCATCCAGTCTGCTGATGAGGCCGACGGGCCAGGCGGTGCAACTCTGGGAAAGCCGGACGGTGGGGTTGGTGTAGGGCCATCTCTGAGACCAGCTAGCCCCACGGACCCACAGGCTGACACCCCTATTGTCAGCGTTATCGTAAAGAACTGTGTACGGCCTGACATTGATGGAGGGGATGAGGACACAGACCAGAACACTATGGACAGCATTGTCGGGGTCTCTATGGGTGCACGGCTCGGTGTCTGTGCCCCAGACATAGCGGAATCTGAACCACTCAATCACAATGGGTTTGGGGCTGCTGGTATAACTATGCCCCTAACCCAGGCTCAGGCCCAATCTAATGGGGAGCCGTGGTCAGTGTCTACCCCCAAAACGGAGGGTGGAGGAGGCGGTGCTGGATCAACTAAATTAGTCAAGCAGGTTGGCAATATATTCAACAGACTGAAGCCTCTCATGGCGCAAGGATCGGGAGACCCTGTAGGGAGGGCGAGAAAGATGCAGCTCCTACAGCAGCAGCACACACGGCAAGAGGCAGGCAAAGAAGCTTCGttatcctcctcttcatctgttgtGTCTGCGCCTCTTGTCTCAGGAGTGTCAGTaggactgtcctctcctttcttcccgcCTTCCAAGCCTCTGCTCCCATCCCCGCCATCCGCCCTCTCCTCACACCCGTTGCACTCATCTCAGCCGTTTAACGGGGCACCTAAAGCCGGCCCGACATTGTGTCCCAGAGACTCAGAGGGGGTTGATTCAGATCCGGACCTAGGGCCCCCGCTGCTGATCCAGGAACCCCCTGGCTCCCCCTCCCGCACCCCTCCCAAACTGACCCGTCGTTTTAGGTCCTCTGCTGGCAGCTCTGACTCCACCCATCCCATGGCCTCATCGGCAGCTCACCCCAAACCAGGGGACACTCCCTCGGGCTGTCTACCACAGGAAGACAAACACCCAGAGCATGTTATAGAAGAGCGAGACTCACCTGAAAGTCCTGAGCCAGTAATACCCATATCGGCTGCACCAGTAACCGCCAAGAGGTGCTCCAGCCCTGCAGTAGCCTCCACACCACCCCCCTCAGACCTTCAGGAgcctaaggaggaggaggagatggaggtggaaaATGGAATAGAGAAGGCTATGGATGGAAAGGCAGAttttggagaggaagagggtgcaagaacaggagaggagaaaatggaAGTGGATGATGGCAAGTCTACACCTCCAACCACTGAAAGTTGCACATCAACTCCAGGAGGGCCTGCTGCTCCTGCCCGGCCCCTCAAAGTGCGGATAAAGACCATCAAAACCTCCACTGGTGGAATCACCAGAACTGTTACCAGAGTCGCACCCAAAGCAGGTGCTGCTGGAGCCAAGGGTATGGAGCCTAGCAAAGCTCCACCAGGGGTGCGGAAGACCCCAGTCAACAGGGCCTGGAAACCTGACACTCCCTCTGGTCGTATGGCACCCTCCCAGTCACAGAAAGCAAAGAGTCTCAACACACTACCCATGTCTACACTAGCAGCCAGTAGTGCTATGCTAGCCGCTGCAACCAAGGCTCAGAACAAGATGGCTGCCTCCTCGGACTCTGACAAAGCCAAGGTATCTGCCACTGCTGTTAGCATCACTAAATCTGCCGCCCTGCCTGCCACTCCCTCGGTTGCCTCCTCTCCGAAGTTCTCAGTAGCCACGGGTGGGATGAGTGTACGTCCTGTTGGTGCTAAAACGTCTAACGGGGGCAGCGCCAGCTTCCTAGCCGGTACTCACCAGCCAAACAAGCCTGCCTCCATTGTGAACAGCACGGGTGCCGTCATTTCCCGCAGCCAGTCTAGCCTGGTGGAGGCCTTCAACAAGATCCTCAACAGCAAGAACCTGCTGCCCAGTTATAAGCCTGACCTCTCGGCGGCTCCGCCCCCAGAGTGGGGGCTCCCTCTGCCTGCCATGGGCTACCGCTGTCTAGAATGTGGCGATGCCTTCGCCTTGGAGCGCAGCCTGGCTCGCCACTATGACAGGCGCTCGCTGCGCATCGAGGTGACCTGCAACCACTGTGCCAAGAGGCTGGCCTTTTTCAACAAGTGCAGCCTGCTGCTCCACGCCAGGGAGCATAAGGAACGAGGGCTGGTAATGCAGTGCTCTCACCTCATCATGAGGCCCGTCACCGTGGAGCAGATGATTGGCCAGCAGGACACCACACCCATCA tctcctcccccATGTCCGGAGCCCCCGCAGTGTCATCCAGTTCCAGCCCACTGAAGGACACACAGTCTCCCTCTGCAGCCCAGCTGAGACCGGTCCGCCGTGCGCCCCAGATCCCCCAGGTGCTGATGCCCCTCCCCAGCAAGAAGGGAGAGGTGCTGCAGTACCACAACTTCAAGTGTCCCGAGTGCCAGGCCCAGTTCTCTGGCAAGGCTGAGCTGGTCGCCCACTTCCAGCAGATCAGAGCTACCTCCAACTCG ACCTGTATGCTGTGCTCCCCTCCCATGATGCTGCCTAACTGGTGCAGTGTGTCGGCTCACCAGAGGATTCATAAGCACCGGGCACCCCACGTTTGTCCAGAGTGTGGGGGCATCGCCCGGCAAGCCAGCTTCCAGACCCACCTGGAGGAGGCCTGTCTGCACTTCGCCCGCCGCATTGGATACAG GTGCTCCAGTTGCCAGGTGGTCTTCGGGGGTCTGAACTCCATCAAGTCCCACATCCAGGCGGCCCACTGCGAGGTGTTCCACAAGTGCCCCAGCTGCCCTATGGCCTTTAAGTCTGCCCCTAGTGCACAGGGACACATCAGCACCCAGCACCCCACCCTCACCGGGGGACAGGCCAA ATTGATCTACAAGTGTGTGATGTGTGATACAGTTTTTACCCAGAAACCCTTACTGTACATGCATTTTGACACCCACCTGGCCAAGCAGAAAGTGCATGTGTTCAAGTGTCCTGACTGCACCAAACTCTACGCACAGAAAGGTTCCATGATGGAACACATAAAG ACTGCTCACAGAAGGCAGTCAGTCAAACAGGAGGGCCAATCCAATGCCTCTGCCCCTGCCCCCACCAACCcctcagccccctccctcccaaaATCCAAGCCCTCTGCAAAAAAGGACAACTCAGATGGGGAGGACTGGGGCCGAgaccaagaggaggaggaaggagaggaagaggggggtgaGGACTATGAGGAACCTGAGAATCAGTCTAGTTCTATGGAGGTAGGCAGCCATCGTGGGACCATCTCAGAATGGAGCTGCCAGCAATGTCAGAAGACCTTCACACAGAGCGACGACTACATCTCTCACATGAAGACAGAGCACGGAAAG ACTATGAAGAAGTTcccgtgttgtgtgtgtgagagctccttctccacctcttccAGCCTGCGTCGCCATGTACGCGTCATCCACGAGGGCAACAAGAGAGTCTTCCACTGCCA ATATTGCACAGAGGGCAAGCGGACCTTCAGCAGTCGGCTCATACTGGAGAAGCATATCCAGGTCCATCATCACAGGGTCAGAGCCACTGACGGACAG ATCAGGAAGCGTTCAGTCCCGGGTAAGGGCCCAGGCAGCTCATCTGAACTTGACGGGGAGGGGGGGCCACCAGGGGACGAGGAAGGGGGTGGCACGGACAGCAGAGAGGCCACAGAGGGGGGCGAGGAGGGCAGCATTCCTTTGAAGAAAACGCGAGCGTCGGCGCTTCCCGAGCCCGAGGAGGACGACAATGTGTTCCGCTGCGTGCCGTGCGGCTTCGCCACGGAGGACGGCGCCGAATTCCAGCGCCACATCCCGCAGCATTGCGCTGATGCTGCCTCCTTCCAGTGCCTGCAGTGTGGCGTGTGCTTCGCCTCGGCTGGCTCCCTGGGACGCCACCGTTTCATCACCCACCGTGTGAGAGATCCCCAGGGGGAGTCACACCACAGGCCACCCCGCACCCCCTCTTCCCCGGACGACTTACCCTCGTCCCCACAGGACGGAGAGGACGGTAAGGGGAAAATGAGCTGCAGGGTGTGCAGCCGACGCTTCGACAGGGCCTCCGACCTTAACACCCACTTGAGGACCCATGGCATGGCCTTCATTACTGCCCACAAGACGGACAAGCCCCAGTAA